The following proteins are co-located in the Trichocoleus sp. FACHB-46 genome:
- a CDS encoding ADP-ribosylglycohydrolase family protein, with amino-acid sequence MRYSLLSQFQGVLVGAAIGELLGVAWAAHLSQQDQSELAQPQLFLGHPERQAQQLLASELLSPSAPAWGRLAVLGTRSLVERGELDLADWQQRFQSDVELGHPDGSGAEGIAIASLPIALFFHEDETKLHRKLSQLYQYASLPPGSILNSAVLPSFVLSLAIAQALQNQLQPQELIPQIINALTRLEAQSADPIADSETIAVLMQQLAQVQTLIQQNASLEMARSQLCQPLQATALPNAQFVSPMMAALYCCLATPQDWHLAVLRSLQMKISPQLVATLTGALAGAYNSLAGIPVVWRLALDRQHSGISTLKSVWQVVESEAEVIELATHLLATWSGTYDTQKFPVKRCQVPAIAAPRVIRPR; translated from the coding sequence ATGCGATACTCACTCTTGAGTCAATTTCAAGGAGTACTCGTAGGCGCGGCGATCGGAGAACTTTTAGGCGTAGCTTGGGCAGCTCACTTGTCTCAACAAGACCAAAGTGAGCTAGCCCAGCCTCAGCTTTTTTTGGGTCATCCTGAGCGCCAAGCTCAGCAACTGCTAGCTTCCGAACTCCTTAGCCCCTCAGCCCCAGCATGGGGCCGCCTAGCGGTATTAGGAACTCGGAGTCTGGTGGAGCGAGGAGAGTTGGATTTAGCAGATTGGCAGCAGCGCTTCCAGTCAGATGTTGAGCTTGGGCATCCAGATGGGTCAGGAGCCGAAGGAATAGCGATCGCCAGTCTACCGATCGCCTTATTTTTTCATGAGGATGAAACCAAACTCCATCGAAAGCTAAGCCAGCTTTACCAGTACGCTTCCCTGCCTCCCGGTTCGATTCTGAACAGTGCTGTTCTGCCTAGCTTCGTGCTGAGTTTGGCGATCGCTCAAGCCTTACAGAATCAGTTGCAGCCCCAAGAGTTAATTCCCCAAATCATTAATGCCTTAACTCGCTTAGAGGCCCAATCCGCTGATCCGATTGCCGACTCAGAGACTATCGCTGTATTGATGCAGCAACTGGCTCAAGTGCAAACCTTGATACAGCAGAACGCCAGCTTGGAAATGGCGCGATCGCAGTTATGCCAGCCTCTGCAAGCTACAGCTTTGCCAAACGCTCAATTCGTTTCACCGATGATGGCAGCACTTTATTGTTGCCTGGCGACACCCCAGGATTGGCATTTGGCTGTTTTACGCTCCTTGCAGATGAAAATTTCACCACAGTTAGTGGCAACCCTCACAGGTGCTTTGGCTGGGGCTTACAACAGCTTGGCTGGCATTCCGGTGGTTTGGCGGCTAGCCCTCGATCGCCAACACTCTGGAATTTCTACACTTAAATCAGTTTGGCAGGTGGTCGAGTCCGAGGCAGAGGTGATTGAATTAGCGACTCACTTGCTAGCTACCTGGTCGGGCACTTATGATACACAAAAGTTTCCAGTTAAGCGCTGTCAAGTTCCGGCGATCGCAGCTCCTCGTGTCATTCGGCCCCGTTAA
- a CDS encoding photosystem II manganese-stabilizing polypeptide: MRYRALIVSLLALCLGVLTACSSGPSTTVNRDLLTYEQIRGTGLANTCPQLDETSRGSITVDTGKSYTLNSLCLQPVDFFVKEEGVSKRSQAAYKPAKLVTRQTSSIEAVSGALEPNADGSFTFKEEDGLDFQAITVQLAGGERVPFLFTIKGLVAQTQPGLNGVINTSTDFEGKFKVPSYRTANFLDPKGRGLATGYDNAVALPAQADSDELRRENVKSFDVGKGKISLQVAKVDNTSGEIAGTFESEQPSETDMGSREPVEVKIRGIFYARLEPGQA; the protein is encoded by the coding sequence ATGAGGTATCGTGCTTTAATCGTTTCACTCCTGGCTTTGTGCTTGGGTGTGCTGACTGCTTGTAGCAGTGGGCCAAGTACTACCGTGAACCGAGATCTGCTCACCTACGAGCAGATCAGAGGAACTGGTTTGGCAAACACTTGTCCCCAATTAGATGAGACCTCACGTGGGTCCATCACCGTGGATACGGGTAAGTCTTACACCCTAAATAGCCTGTGCTTACAGCCAGTTGACTTCTTTGTGAAGGAAGAGGGTGTTAGCAAGCGCTCCCAGGCTGCCTATAAGCCTGCGAAGCTAGTGACCCGTCAAACTTCTTCTATTGAAGCCGTCAGCGGCGCACTTGAACCCAATGCTGATGGCAGCTTCACCTTTAAGGAAGAAGATGGTCTCGACTTCCAAGCCATTACCGTGCAATTGGCTGGTGGTGAGCGGGTGCCTTTCCTATTCACCATCAAAGGGTTAGTCGCGCAGACCCAGCCGGGTTTGAATGGTGTGATCAACACCTCTACTGACTTCGAAGGTAAATTCAAAGTCCCATCCTACCGGACCGCTAACTTCCTGGACCCCAAGGGCCGTGGTTTAGCAACAGGTTATGACAACGCTGTTGCGTTACCCGCTCAAGCTGATAGTGATGAACTACGGCGCGAGAACGTGAAGAGTTTTGATGTTGGTAAAGGTAAGATTTCTCTCCAAGTCGCTAAGGTGGACAACACCAGTGGCGAGATTGCTGGCACCTTTGAAAGTGAGCAGCCTTCGGAAACTGACATGGGTTCTCGTGAACCTGTAGAAGTTAAGATCCGGGGCATCTTCTATGCTCGTCTGGAGCCAGGCCAAGCCTAA
- a CDS encoding diguanylate cyclase domain-containing protein — MSSASHSRLLPLLSDICGRNLKLESTLAELTLYDFAVEPHQPGEEVAQAFHRNPLLPGVILMEAGRFIGMISRRRFLEHLSRPYGSELFLRRPLRALYRFTGEDFLMFPSDVAIVVAARQALQRSPELLAEPILVQFQPHTYKLLDVHQLLVAQSQIHELATQMLNKLYQRLEVTNQELYRLVVLDSVTQVANRRHFDEYLAQEWWRMARERSPLSLILCDIDCFKAYNDTYGHCEGDRCLRQVAQALSQAVKRPADLVARYGGEEFVIVLPNTEAEGAVRVAEAIRLSIKDLEIPHVNSLIGDRLTLSLGVSSTIPNPEISPEELVVAADKALYHAKTAGRDRTILNLSLGEI, encoded by the coding sequence ATGTCTAGCGCCTCCCACTCCCGATTGCTTCCCCTGTTGTCAGACATTTGTGGGCGAAATCTGAAGCTGGAGTCAACTTTAGCAGAATTAACCCTATATGACTTTGCAGTTGAGCCCCATCAGCCGGGAGAAGAGGTAGCGCAAGCGTTCCATCGGAATCCTTTGCTACCAGGGGTGATTCTGATGGAAGCAGGGCGCTTTATCGGGATGATTTCTCGGCGGCGCTTCTTAGAACATCTCAGTCGACCCTATGGGTCGGAACTGTTTTTAAGGCGACCGCTAAGAGCGTTGTATCGCTTTACGGGAGAAGATTTTTTAATGTTTCCGAGTGACGTTGCCATTGTGGTAGCAGCCCGTCAAGCCTTGCAGCGATCGCCCGAACTTTTAGCAGAACCAATTTTGGTGCAATTTCAGCCGCACACTTACAAGTTGCTGGATGTACATCAATTGCTCGTGGCGCAGTCTCAAATTCATGAACTCGCTACTCAGATGTTAAATAAGCTTTATCAAAGACTAGAAGTTACCAACCAAGAGCTATATCGCCTCGTAGTCTTAGATAGCGTCACTCAAGTGGCAAATCGGCGGCACTTTGATGAATATCTGGCGCAGGAATGGTGGCGAATGGCCCGTGAGCGATCGCCTCTTTCATTAATCCTCTGTGATATTGACTGCTTCAAAGCCTATAACGATACTTATGGCCATTGCGAGGGCGATCGCTGTCTAAGGCAAGTAGCTCAAGCCTTGAGTCAAGCGGTCAAGCGTCCTGCCGATCTGGTCGCTCGCTATGGCGGAGAAGAGTTTGTGATAGTTTTGCCCAATACAGAAGCGGAAGGGGCGGTTCGGGTGGCTGAAGCGATTCGCTTAAGTATTAAAGATTTAGAAATTCCTCACGTTAATTCTTTGATTGGCGATCGCTTGACGCTTAGCTTGGGCGTGTCTAGTACGATTCCCAATCCAGAGATTTCTCCTGAGGAATTAGTGGTGGCTGCTGACAAAGCTCTCTACCATGCCAAAACTGCTGGGCGCGATCGCACCATTCTTAATTTGTCGCTGGGTGAGATTTAA
- a CDS encoding glycoside hydrolase family 19 protein — protein MRLQDICNGPATLTLNQVAHDADLVKQIQVRLRDLQMPIGEPDGRCGPLTAAAIARFCKAFNAANDDLTPEIAKQLIQAKTIPNCNPLLEMLGPGQVADILDCSLSDLEAYLPGVLQAFHQRQLLNRPTLIAAIATIGVETGGFRPIHEWGDDDYFTRMYEYRDDLGNTQPGDGARYHGRGFVQITGRANYREYGQKLGCQLEENPDLALDPKTAAEILALYFYDRGVDQAAQNSDWEQVRRLVNGGLNGWDEFINFVKRAQKML, from the coding sequence ATGCGGTTACAAGATATTTGCAATGGACCTGCTACCTTAACCTTGAATCAGGTCGCGCATGATGCAGATTTAGTGAAGCAGATTCAAGTTCGTTTGCGCGACTTACAAATGCCCATTGGTGAACCTGATGGTCGGTGTGGACCTTTAACTGCCGCAGCGATCGCGCGTTTTTGTAAAGCGTTTAACGCGGCAAATGACGACCTCACGCCAGAGATTGCTAAGCAGCTAATTCAAGCAAAAACGATTCCTAACTGCAACCCGTTGCTGGAGATGCTAGGTCCAGGACAGGTAGCGGATATTTTGGACTGCTCTCTGAGTGATCTGGAGGCTTACTTACCGGGAGTTTTGCAAGCATTTCATCAGCGTCAGTTGCTCAATCGTCCTACTTTAATTGCCGCGATCGCCACCATCGGCGTTGAAACAGGAGGTTTCCGCCCGATCCATGAGTGGGGAGACGACGATTATTTCACCCGCATGTACGAATACCGGGATGATTTAGGCAACACTCAACCCGGCGACGGAGCCCGCTACCACGGACGTGGTTTTGTGCAAATCACGGGACGAGCGAATTATCGAGAATATGGGCAAAAGCTAGGGTGCCAGCTAGAAGAAAATCCAGACCTGGCCCTCGACCCCAAAACTGCTGCCGAAATTTTAGCGTTGTATTTTTACGATCGCGGAGTCGATCAGGCTGCCCAAAACTCTGATTGGGAACAAGTTAGACGACTGGTCAATGGTGGCCTCAATGGTTGGGATGAATTCATCAACTTCGTCAAACGGGCTCAAAAAATGCTGTAA